CCAGGTCTTCGTCGGGCTCGGCGTTCAGCCCTTATCCGGGATCGGCAGCTTTCACCGCCCAGGCGGCGGCCACAGGCTTCACCAGCCCGCTCCAGTACTCCACAGACCCCGCCACGGGATTCCCCTCCTACATGGTAACTACCGAAGAGAAACCCTCTCCTTCTTCATTAGCATCCGCATTCTCATCCTCCTCATCATCTTCAGCCTCTCTCCTCACACACTCACCATCACTCCCCGACGCGGCCGCCCGGAGGCCCCGCACCGCCGCCGCCTCCGCTCCGCCAgcgccgccccgcagcccgcTCTCGCCCGGGGCCGCCGGAGCCGCGCGGAGCGGAGAGGGGCCGGGGCCGCCTCCCTTTGCGCCGCGGTTGAGCGTGGGGCCGGCGGGGGCCTGGGAACGGGGCTCGCGGAGCCACGCAGTCGGATCTCTCGGTCAGTCGGGCTCTGGGCTTCCATTCCCCCCGCTCCTCCCCGCTttcgctctctctctctttctttttctttctttctttttagttccctattttttccctgtggtAGGATACAGGagggtttattttctgttttctttccttccttccccctactcccccccctcccccttttctttatttttccctctccctctttttaAGTAGGTGTTTCGAGGCGCTGTGGGCTTTATCCCCGGGTGGTTTGATTTACTTTCAGAGTGTTTTGTGCTAATGGTTTAACTGGATTTTCGGAATGAAAAGGAGCATCTGTTTGCGATCTGGGAGCTCCGCTTAAGCCCAAGATGGTTGTGGTGGCCGCAGTTTCggatttcactttcttcttaTTAGTTAAAAGGAGCGTTTGCGATCTCGTGCGTGCGTTATGCGCATAAACTatacaaataaaactgtaaacTACGTCCATTAGTTGCACGGCTAGATTAGCTGCACGGCTAGATGGCCATAGAGTTTTATAAACACACAGAGAGGGTCGGGCGCGGAGCTCTCCCGCACACACAAAGCCCCGCACCCGGAATTTCAGCCCGGAACCGCTTCGGCGATGAGAGGAGGGGGTGGCAGCGGGGTAGCCCCACTCTTTCTGATCGCGAAACGTGGGGGCATTGCTGTCGTGCTCCGTTCGGGGCTGTGAGAGAGAGCTGAGGGACCGCGTTTGCTTTTCCCGTCGTCTGGAAGTTGCAACGGGTTGGGATCTGTGCGGTAGATCGGGTGCTGCTCTGCCCGCGGGTCGCCGTTCGGCGGGGTTCGGGGGTAAGAGGGAAGTTAACGAGTTCCTCCGCGATATCTTTAACTTTTCTCGCATTATGCAGCCTTAAATAAGCGCAATTTGAACGTAAAAGGGCGAATTAAAATGCTAATTACATCGCATTTGAACAATTCGAAACGGTGCATATCTTCTGATTTGCAAATTGGATTTGCAATGCATTAGTGCAGTGAATTGCTAAGTGGCGgctttgttgtattttctatagcaaaaaaaggaaacatcttttGAACCTTTGAGAGAAATGTAGATATCAAGACGTTACCTGTAGGGCCTTTAAAATGTCTGCGCGGTTCAAACCCGAAATTGGGAAATATTCAATCACCAAGAACTGAAATTAATCAGAAAGATTAAATCATCGCCGATTTTAAGCGCGTGtggtggaggaggaaggggggtgggagggtgtCCCATCTTAACGCCTTTGGGTGCCGCTTTAACCCTCATAGAATATGGATGCAAGACACCGTCCCGGGGAAATACAAACATAACCGCCGATCTCGCCTTGACAACTCCCTAATGGCTCTCAGCAGTAACAAATTGCCATCCCCACCGTTTTGTTCTGTCCAGGGCTCTCCTTACGACGCCCATACGACGGGGATGACCGGGGCCATCAGCTACCACCCGTACGGCAGCCCAGCCTACCCCTACCAGCTCAACGACCCCGCGTACAGGAAGAATGCCACCCGCGACGCCACGGCCACGCTGAAGGCCTGGCTGCACGAGCACCGCAAGAACCCGTACCCCACCAAGGGCGAGAAGATCATGCTGGCCATCATCACCAAGATGACCCTCACCCAGGTCTCCACCTGGTTCGCCAACGCCCGCCGGCGCCTCAAGAAGGAGAACAAGATGACCTGGGCCCCGAGGAACAAGAGTGAGGACGAGGACGATGACGATGGCGATGGGGCGAGGAGTAAGGAAGAGAGCCCTGACAAGATACCCGAGAGCAACGAGACCTCCGCCGAGGACGAAGGTGGGCGCGGGGAGAGAGAGGGCGCCCCGAGGGCGAAGGACTGGCCCCGGGAGCGGGCGGCGGGGTCCCTTAAGAGAGTTCCGTCCCGTCCCGTTGCCACGGGCTGACGGTGCCGGGGAGGgccgggggcgggcggggggcgccGGCCCGGGGGGAAGGGTGACCCTGCATAGGAAGGTGGTGACATGGCgaggctgcccccccccccccccaaatctcccctcccctcccgaCTGTGCCTCATTCTGTGCCCCCGACCCCGCAGGGATCAGCTTGCAAGTGGACTCGCTGACGGACCACTCGTGCTCCGCCGAGTCGGACGGCGAGAAGCTGCCGTGCCGGGCAGGCGACCCCCTGTGCGAGTCGGGTTCGGAATGCAAGGACAAGTACGAGGACATcgaagaggaagaggaggacgAAGACGATGACGAGGAGGACATCGAGGAGGAcgacggcggcggcggggagcgCGACCCGCCGGCCAAGCCAGCCACCTCCTCGCCTCTGGCCGCCGTGGAGGCCCCTCTGCTCGGCCACCCGCACGCCGACGCCGCCCGCAGCGCCAGCAAGGCGGCGCTGAGCGGCCGCGCCTCCCCCGGGCCCCCGACACCGGCCAGCAAACCCAAGCTCTGGTCGCTGGCCGAAATCGCCACCTCGGACCTCAAGAGCCAAAACTTGGGCCAAGGCTGCCCGCCGGCGGCGTTGGCCTCGGCCACCCCTGCCTCCGCCCCGCACAGCGCTGCCTACTCGCCCTCCTCCCTCCTGGGGAGGCATATTTATTACACCTCACCTTTTTATAGCAATTACACAAACTATGGGAACTTTAACGCTCTCCAGAGCCAGGGGATCCTGAGATACAACTCGGCGGCAGTGGCTTCAAACGAGGGACTCAGTCAGACTGTCCTAAATGCCAGCTCTGTCCATAAGCAGAGCAGTGACTCTTTGAAAACGATCACTAACCAGCTAGAACAACATTACAGGCCCTCTAGTTATGACTCTAAGAAAGGTAGGTGCCTTCTTTTTACTGCTTTCCACCTTCTGCTCCCTTgacctccccctccccacccactGTAAATTACCCATACGCTGTGAATACTTTGGACAAAACACTACGCGCGGTCAACGCTGCCACCGGCCGAGAGCTGAAGATGGGCAGCAGTGTAATCCGGGGATTAAAATTGCATGTCCCCGGCACACTGGTACCTGCGATGTAAATGACAACTTTTAGATCACTCTTGcatgctgcagacacagctttTCATGCtagtttaaaaaggaaaaccgAATACAAAGATATCCAGAGAGCAAGGGTGTCGTtaagtttattattattattgttgttgttgttattactaTCGACAGActggttttgttctctttgttgcCAGTATTCTCACGGTTTCTGCAGCTTTAGGTTCAGGTAATTGCTAACCTTAGACATAACATTTTGTGGAGCGTGACATTTTTATGgctcttctttttaattattattaatattttttgtaaaaagATTTATGCTAATATAACCGTCAGCTTATTCTAATGCatttatacatgtatatgtataatatTTGAGACAAGGGCAGAGATGGAATATGGCCCAGTCTTTTAGATGTCTCAGCTCTGACTTCTGTGTGAGCGAGCACTGGGCTGTGCGTGCGGTGTATAATCTGGTTAGCTGGCTGTGTCCTGTGACTAACTGACGGTTATATTTTGACAGATCCCACTGAAGTCTGCACAGTAGGAGTACAACCATACCTATAGAAGTACAATCACGCAGCAATGCAAGTAAGTGAGAACGTTTTCTATTACGCTGATCATTTGGCACCAGGTCTAAGACAGTGCGCAGATCGAGACTTGCTTAGTGTTAATTTCTTGCTTCATTACATGAGGCTCTGATTACAGAGTAAGACACTCTTTTCTGCTATTCTTAAGCCTCTCATTACAGCTGTTCTTTCTCgtgtttgtcttcattttaaagtCAGGTTAGACTTCCTTCACCTCGCGTACTCTTTGCTTGTGTGAGGCAAACCTGTAAGGACTATTTAAATGCTAAGGAAAAGCGAGcttgaaagaatatttttgaaggTATTGTTGTTCAGAAACAAAGTTCTTGTGCTCACGTGGCAGTGCTGCAATGGCACATTTTAAGCAAGGTTTCACACAGCGATCGTGTATTTGAAATGAGAAGGGACGATTATCAGAGATCCACATGCATTTCAGTAGGGTGTGCTGTCTGTGTCTTGCTCCTTGCCTGGCTATCAGTGCCACTCTTAATACTCCCATTACCTGGGgctaaatgaaaacaaatatcacCTTGtagatactttttctttctttttccttttcttttctttttcttttctttttttttttttccctttgcttttttaagtaagagttttgttttacttctagTATTTTTTTCGAGTTTAATGGCGTTAGTGTGCAATTGAAGGATTTTTGGATGATCTGGTTTTTTCCTTGGTCCACAGGTAGGTGTCacaattgctttgaaaaaaagtCAGCAAGCCATCATCTCTCCCTGAGCTAATATATATAACAAATCTCTAAATCCGGATCACATCTTGTGCCACTGTATAAAAGAAGACCACAGAGCACTATTAAATCTTCAGACTCTAATTATTAAACCAGAATTTTGTTGGACATAATGTGAGTTTGCTGGTATAGTATAGTTTCCCCAATGTACGTGTGACTTTTGAAAACAGATCTGTTTTTTCTCAGGATATCTCAAATCGATCACTTCATTGCCACGGTATATATTCGATAGGTGTGATAGGATTTATTGtaaaatttatttgtaaaagatGTATACAGTAGAGATAATAAAGATGTGATTGGAGAACTTGAGTCCTTACAAAGTGGAAACaaatttgatatttatttttgtaacaatATAAAGCTTCTAGTAATTTATGCAAGTTGTATTGCAATGGAATCTGAactttttgtaaataaattttGCCTGGTTTTTATTTGAAACGTTGATGGTTATACAATCTTTGGTTGTTTAACGAGAATTCTTTACTAATTTATATCTCtaattgtaaataaaaacagactaGTCTGCAACAATAtggtgtttttccttcatttccccCAAAGTAGTAATCTATTATCCAGAAAATGACGAAAGTTGTAATTTCACTAGTGCAGCTTAGACCATAAAATGAGTAAGCAATTTAAATATGTTGCAAAGATATGCCCTGCATAAATTAATTCATTCTGGGTCGTTCTGTTGTACTGAAGCTTTAAATGCGCACATGTGTGCAAATACGTATTTGTATACACACATTCAAATGCATAGAGAGAGCAGTGTGAATACATGCATGTTTCTTATAAACTATTTATGTTCGACGTGAGGTAGCTCTTTATTAGGGTTAATGTCTTTGCATCCAACATTtctagggaaaacaaaaaggaattataATCAACTGcagtttatttctattttctttgtttctgcttctggcTAAAATGTGCAagcacagaagcacaaagagaaaaagtctgattcctgtttttaatgttttttcctttttttccttacatctttAATTTGATAGTCATTGAAGAAACCCACCTCGATTGAGCTCATAAAATCAGCTAactaatcattttaattttcagtaaaataatggGAATCCTCATATaatataatttcagaaaaaaaaacaactgaacaatcatttattttccccaaaagaTAAATTGAGTGAATATAGCTTACGGTTATAAAACAAGAATAATAGCTTCTTAGATTGCCCTTTAATCAATCATACACTTATTTTTCAAGAGGCTCATCTATTTTATTCCGTGATTAATAATCTTCCAGCGTGAGAGCATTATTAGATCCCAGCAGGGGAGATCCTGAATGCTTTTAGCTGCTTTGGAATGGTCAGTTGGGGTTCATTATGGTCTGATATTGAACAATTTATAAAATCTTGTCTAAACATCTGCCAGCTCAGATAGGCCGATGTGTCTGAAGATGGGAAATTGCTGGACCAGTTGATATTGACAAACAGATCTCTCTCCAGTGGCTTTTTGTTCAGCGAAAATTAGTGGCCTCTTGCTCAGGTCTTGTTAGAAAGGGCATTTGAAAGTGATCTTAGATACTTCAGGCATCAGCCTTGGGAATGTTAACTGGTTAAAGAGCCGTGGTAGGCTGGAGTCAGGAAATATGTTGCGATTACATTAAacgggaggggaggggggggggggggggtaggcGTTGTGTTCTTAAGTGCGTATACGTAATCCCCCTGATCTATCTCCCCCGGCCCCCTCCATCATATTTTACCCCTATAAAGCTGTCTAAATGATTGAGAAAATGcatgtgtttttcagctgatAGGGCAGAAATTAATATTGTAATTCTGGGAAACTCTGGGATCCATCTAGCTAAATATAAAA
The window above is part of the Coturnix japonica isolate 7356 chromosome 2, Coturnix japonica 2.1, whole genome shotgun sequence genome. Proteins encoded here:
- the IRX2 gene encoding iroquois-class homeodomain protein IRX-2, coding for MSYPQGYLYQPPGSLALYSCPAYGASALAAPRSEELARSSSGSAFSPYPGSAAFTAQAAATGFTSPLQYSTDPATGFPSYMGSPYDAHTTGMTGAISYHPYGSPAYPYQLNDPAYRKNATRDATATLKAWLHEHRKNPYPTKGEKIMLAIITKMTLTQVSTWFANARRRLKKENKMTWAPRNKSEDEDDDDGDGARSKEESPDKIPESNETSAEDEGISLQVDSLTDHSCSAESDGEKLPCRAGDPLCESGSECKDKYEDIEEEEEDEDDDEEDIEEDDGGGGERDPPAKPATSSPLAAVEAPLLGHPHADAARSASKAALSGRASPGPPTPASKPKLWSLAEIATSDLKSQNLGQGCPPAALASATPASAPHSAAYSPSSLLGRHIYYTSPFYSNYTNYGNFNALQSQGILRYNSAAVASNEGLSQTVLNASSVHKQSSDSLKTITNQLEQHYRPSSYDSKKDPTEVCTVGVQPYL